aGAGCTGACATCTCCTACGACTCTGAACCCGAGAGAATGTTACTAAGATTAAGAAGAGAAGTAGTGGCAAGAGGCAAAATAGTggttggtgaagaagaagagaaaggtcCAACCCAAATCATGGAAGGAGAAGCACAAAACCCCCATGAAGAAGCTGTTGGCAACAATCATGCTCCTCAAGAGAGGAGGGTACTAGGTTCCTACATAAATTCTAACTCTGGaaattgtgggagtagcattgtGAGACCCAACATACAtaccaacaactttgaacttaAGCCATAGCTCATCACTCTAGTTCAAAATAATTGTTCCTTTGGAGGAAATGCTCAAGaggaccccaatcaacatctcaccaccttcttgaggatctgtgacactgtgaagtcaaATAGAGTGCATCCAGACACCTATAAATTGATCTTGTTCCCTTTCTCTCTTAGGGACAAAGCATCAAAGTGGCTGGAATCATTTTCCAAAGAAAGCCTCACCACCTGGGAAGATATTGTTAACAAGTTTCTAGGAAGATTCTACACTCCacaaaggatcaatagattGAGAGCTGATGTCTAAATGTTTAGACAGCATGATGGAGAGACTATGTACGAAGCCTAAGAGAGATTCAAGGATTTGACAAGGAAATGCTCTcctgatatgttcaatgaatgggtgcagttgcACATCTTTTATGAAGGGTTAACTTATGAATCCAAGATAGCTGTAGACCACTCTTCAGGAGGCTCCCTTGACAACAAAAAGACCATCGAAATCATTGAAACTGTTGCTGTAAATGAGTACTTCTATGCCTCTAAGAGGACTCAAAAGAGGGGAAGAGTAATGGAGCTCAACACCATGGATGCCTTGCTAGCACAAAACAAATTGATCACAGCTTAATTGGCAACTTTAACCAAGCAAATGGAGAAGACTCAAGTCTCAGATATCCATGCTCAAGAACCTCCACAAGAGGAAGGAAACCCAACAACTGAAGAAGAATGGGAGCAAGCCAATTATGTGAATAATTCCTCTAGACCACCATACAATTCAGGAGGAaaaaaccacccaaactttgggtggggaaaccagcAGAACCATAACCCAAAAAATAAGCCTTACCAACACAATAACCACAACCCCAACCATCAATCAAGCAGCAACAAAcctaccacaattcacaaaatgtACCCTACCATTTCACCCTACAACAATACAATAACCACCCTCAAGATACCTCATCCTTAGCCACACAACTAAGTGATCTCAGCAGTAACATTGCAAGAATAGAAGCTACCATGGCACAACTATCAGGGACCATTTCCACAATATCAGAGAGGCAAATACAGGCTGACAGGAAGATGGATGTAATCCACGAAGAGGCCAGATCTAACATAAAGAATCAAGGTGCAGTAATCTCAAAACTGGAAGCACAACTAGGAAACTTGTTCAAGCAAATACCAATGCCCACACACACTTTTCCCAACGATACCATGGTCAACCCAAGAGGATAATGCAAGGCTATCACCCTAAGAAGTGGGAAGGTTGTGGAAGCAGCAGGCCCAAGCCAAGACAGACAAGAAAAGGGAGCTGCAACTGCATTCGAATCCAGCGAGGAGGCAGAGACACATGTACCTACCTCACCAAAGCAAGTTCTAAAGCCTTATGTGCCACAAGCACCATATCCACAAAGACTAAGAAAAGATGGAAAGGACAGCCAGTTCTCCAGGTTTCTTGAGATCTTcaagaagctccaaatcaacatcCCTTTTGCTGAAGTATTAGAGAAAATGTCGCTCTATGCCAAattcttaaaggagctcataACAAGGAAGAGGAATTAGGGAGAAAAAGAGACTGTAGTATTCACTGAAGAGTGTAGTGCCATAATACAAAAGAAGCTTCCTTAGAAATTGAAAGATCTTGGGAGTTTCTAAATTTCCTGTATCATTGGGGATATAAGCATTGAGAAGGCactatgtgatctaggagccAGCATCAACCTCATGTCCTTAGttatgatgaaaatgatgagaatTGAAGAAGCAAAACCTACAAGAATGGCTCTACAATTAGCTGACAAAACTTTCAAATTTTCCCATGGTGTAGTGGAAGATCTGTAGGTGAAGGTGGGAGAATTCATTTTCCCAGCTGATTTTGTTGTGCTTGATATGGAAGAAGAGGCCAACACCTCGATTATCCTAGGAAGGCCATTCCTAGCTACTACTGGGGCCATAATTCATGTTCAAAAAGGGGAGTTAATCTTGAGAATACATGAAGAGAAGATGGTCTTCAATATCTTCAAGGAAATGAGCTACCCCAAGGAAGAACAATGTGAAGAAATCAAAGAGCAAGATCAACAAGTCTCATGTGGTGAGCTACCATTGGAGATTATGGATGAACCAATCATGATGGACAAGACAAACAAGATAGAATTGGAGGCTCCAAAGTTGGAACTGAAGACTTTGCCTCCAAGTTTGAAATATGCTTATTTGGGGGACAGCAACACAtacccagtgatcatcaactcAAGTTTGAATgaggaacaagaagagaagtTAATCCAAATGCTGAAACAACATAAGGATGCTATAGGGTGGACACTTGCAGATCTCAAAGGAATCAGTCCTTCAAtgtgcatgcacaaaatcctaCTTGAGGAAGGTGCAAAACTTTCAAGGCAACAGCAGAGAAGGCTGAACTCAACTATGAATGAAGTTGTCCAAAAAGAGGTGTTGAAACTATGGCAAGCAGGGGTGATTTACCTTATCTCAGACAAcccttgggtgagccctgtccaaatGGTTCCTAAGAAGGGAGGGGTCACTGTTGTGCCCAATAAGAGGAACGAATTGATACCCACACGGACAGTGACTAGctggcgtatgtgcattgactataggaagctcaatgaagccaccagAAAAGATCACGTTCCCCTACCTTTCATggaccagatgcttgaaagaCTCGTAGGACATGAATattactgcttcctggatggctaCTCTGGCTACAACCAAATAGTTGTAGACCCTAAGGATCAGGAGAAAACTTCATTTACTTGTCCCTATGGAGTCTTTGCTTAtaggagaatgccctttggattgtgtAATGCACTtgcaacattccaaaggtgcatgctctccatcttctcAGACATGATTGAGAAGTTCATTGAAGTGTTTATGGATGGCTTCTCTGTGTTTGGGAATTCATATTCTGATTGCCTACATCACCTCGCCCTGGtgctaaagaggtgccaagaaaccaacctggttttaaactgggagaagtgtcattttatggtaactgaaggGGTGGTTCTTGGTCACAAGATCTCAAACAAGGGTATAGAAGTGAACAAGGCAAAGGTGGAAGTAATTGAGAAGTTGcctccaccttgcaatgtcaaggcaattagatgctttttggggcatgctgggttctataggaggtttatcaaagatttttcaaagattgccAAACCTCTCAGCAACCTACTTATTTCAAACACTCTCTTTGTTTTTGATAAAGAGTGTATGTTAGCCTTTGATGAACTTAAAAACATACTTTTCTCTGCACCTATTATAGCACCACCCAGCTGGGATCTAccctttgaactaatgtgtgatgcatctgattttgctGTTGGTGCTGTTCTAGGACAGAGGAAAGACAAGCTAGTACATGTTATATACTATGCTAACAAAGTTCTCAATGAGAACCAAAGGAACTACACTACTACAGAGAAGGAACTTTTAGCCATAGTCTTTGcttttgacaagtttagatcatatcttattgACTCTAAAGTTACTGTTTTCATTGATCATGCAGCCCTTAAATATCTGTTGACCAAGCAAGAATCCAAGCCTAGGTTGATAAGGTGGGTCTTGCTACTCCAAGAGTTCAATATAGAGATTAAAGATCGAAGTGGAGTAGAGAACAAGGTTGCTGACCATTTGTCAAGAATCCCACATAAAGAGGATGAAGCACAACAACTTGAAGTGAATGAAAGTTTCCGTGATGAGCAGTTGATGATGATTAAAGAGAGCCTTTGGTTTGCTGATATAGCCAACTTCAAGGCTATTGGGGAGCTGCCCACCAAGATCAACAGGAACATGAGGAGGAAACTAGTCAATGATGCTAAACACTACATTTGGGATGAACCTTACTTGTTCAAAAAGGGTGCTGATGGAATCCTGAGGAGGTGTATTTCACATGAGGAAGGACAGGAAGTGTTATGGTACTGCCATGGATCCACCTATGGAGGCTATTTCAGTGGTGAAAGAACAGCGGCCAAGGCGCTGCAATGTGGATTCTTTTGGCCAACAATCTTCAAGGATGCAAGAGAGTTGGTGTCAAGATACAATGAGTGCCAAGGGGCTGGCAGCTTATCCATGAAAAATAAGATGCCACAAGATTCATCATGGAGCTGGAGTTGTTTAATGTGTGGGGGGTTGACTTTATGGGACCATTCCCATCCTCCTACTCAAACAACTATATATTGGTGGCTGTAAACTACATGTCAAAGTGGGTAGAAGCCATACCCACAtcaacaaatgacaacaaggttgtgataagcttcctaaggaagaacatctTTAGCCGCTTCGGAGTTTCTAGAGCTCTTATTAGTGATGGGGGGACACATTTCTGCAATAAGCAACTCAAAGCATTTCTTCTGAAGTATGGAGTCAAGCATAGAGTAGCAACCCCTTACCATCCACAGACCAACGGAAAGTTGAgatctcaaatagagaactcaaaagaatccttgAAAGGATTGTTGGTAACTCAAGAAAGGAATGGTCCAAGAGGCTGGATGATGCACTATGGGCCTATAGGTTAGCCTTCAAAACACCCATTGGTATGTCGCCATATCAACTGGTGTTTGGAAAGGCTTGTCACTTACCAGTAGAGCTTGAACACAGAGCATTCTGGGCTCTAAAGATGTTGAATTTTGACAATCAAGCTACTGGGGAAAGGAGGCTACTATAACTCAATAAGCTAGAAGAATTCAGAAATTAAGCTTATGAAAGTGCTAGGATTtacaaggaaaacacaaagaaatggcatgattAAAAGCTAGCAAGAAGAGAGTTTGTAGAAGGTCAGAAGGTGCTGCTATACAACTCAAGGCTCAAGTTCTTCCCAGGAAAACTAAAGTCAAGGTGGTCTGGCCCTTTCACAATCCTTAAGGTGTCTCCCTATGGGCATGTGGAGCTTATAGAGGACAAGACACAGAGGACCTTTACTGTCAATGGACATAGGCTAAAGCATTACTTGGGGGACTCTTTGGAGGAGCAGAGAGTGAGCTACAGCCTCAACTAAAGATGAAataatgtcaagctaatgacactaaagaagcgctggttgggaggcaccccaacaTCCATATCCTTTTGATTTCTTGCTTTCTAAAAGTAGTTTAGGATCATTGGTTTAAgtagtttaagttccagttaaTAGCTTAAATTTTCTGCTTTCATAAATAGTTTGTGGTAGCTTAGAAAGTTTACATTGCTTGTTAATTAGTAGATTTTTTATGGTGTTTACTGAAAGTGAAAGGACTGCTGGGTTTACTCATTAACATTGATGATATTGGGCTACAAATCTAGctaaggagctaagtttggtgtggccactaaCCCACTTAATTTAGGCTTACAACCACTTAAATGAATTAACTTTGAAAGTAAGCCcaaaaattaagtttggtgtggccaccaccATATGATGCTCGCATAGCAAGCCCAGCATGTTCTTAGTCTGAATGCATTAAGTAAATTGGCTAGGCATGTAAGGTCACTTTAATGTGTTCGGAAGGGGTTAAAGAATGTGAAAGAAGTGGATTTAATTCACCCTTATGAACACATTAAATATCCAATGATAAACCCAATTTATTATATGCAaggaaattaagtttggtgtcccaagggacactcatcaaatatattttaattgtatgTTATGAAAGGGGATATAAAGaggtttgataaaccactattttatggtttacaatgtgtttaattgtgtggttttatcatggtctttacccacttattcatataattagcatgcatttatatttccttcctaaaattattacatgattgaaaacttacttcctggagacctttaattaggtattttaatcctcctttattccattcgatgccgtgatctgtgtgttaagtgtttcaggctttatagggcatgaatgagtaagagattgggaaggaagcttgcaaaaatagaaggaatacaagaaattgaggagatgaccagcgagaagtgacgcgtacgcgtcagcaacgcgaccgcgcggaagaaaggaattcgcagtgacgcggtcgcatgagtgACGTagacgcgcggattggaaaagcagaagcgacgcggaggcatggacgacgcgcccgcatggaaaagaaaaatgccgAATGACACGTCTGCGTGAATGATGCGTCcgcatgacgtgcgcgatctgcagaatttcaaaagtcgctggcagagtttctgggccaGATTTCAATCCAGTTTTTGGCCCGGAATTACAGACTAGAGTCAGGAAACATACAGAAATGAAAGATACAATTCATTctacataatttttagttttagatctggatttactcctcccctaggtttttcaATCACTTGACATttataattaggatttttggaaGATTTTGctttttagcttttgagaagaggccACCTCTGGTACTATTCATTATACTTTGCTATTTGCTTTTTActtattcttccatgttcttaATCCCCTTAGAGTTGACATTGGCTTATttttacaagttattaatatagactatttttatttttaattaatccttttcattattatttatcatgtctctttttaattCCCTTTCCTATGTTATGAGTTCTAcgttcacaatgagcgagtagtttcCTTACTTGAtagggagttgattgaaaggaacccttgagttggggtACTTAAAGGAGAAATTGTAATTGGGCTCATTGTTGGAATGCCCTCTAGTCACTgacacaaatccttttcaatgAGCGGAttgggacttgtgaatagaaacagcaatccaacttgtttgactctcccttacctagtaaggggtAACTAAACAGAGCaatcttcaattatcaattaatcttgagagtacttcaacaagaatagggcttccaactaatctactcccagtcaaggcttttatttagaattaattaaattctctattttAGTTTCCTGTTattcaactcaaccatttttgaagacacctgattgataaaatagcacatctctctgcaactcattgggagacgacctgggactcatactcccagtattttaatttaaattttgtgacaacccttctaaattgataagcggattttcggttggttaaggactgtacttgcaacgcatttctattaataatttcttaacccGCCAATTTCTGCCACGTCAAGGTTCTTTTTCACTAATGGGTTTTCGGTTTTCAATTTCAGAAGAGAGAATGGGGCCCATATGATTCATGGCTCACTAAGAGAGGAAGTCAAAGTGTActtgcactttggaactcaacACTTGCAgagaatcaaaagagaagagGATTGGCACCTCTTCCCACGTTAGGCGTCACTTCCCAAGTGGGAAAAGGCTGAATTGCTTTTAATTCCCTCCACAACCCTCCCATCCAGCTGCATCTCTCACTCTTTTAAAAGCCAAACGCTTTCCCCACTCTCCACACTTCATTCTCACACTTTCTTTAACCCCCAAGTTTCACACGTGAAAGAacccttttctctcttttcaccCTCTTTTTTTCTACTTGATTAGGGACAATcaagtcctaagtttggtgttgtggaGCAAAACCTTGCTTTGCTCTCTATTTCTTTAcctcttctttccatttttcttcaacCTTTCACACTTTTTTTCTCACCCAATGGCACCACCAAGAGCGTCATCatcaaagaagagaaagatCAAGGAACCAACTTCAGGATCCTCAAGCTACAATAAATACAAGTTCCTCTCATCATTCAACTAAAACCAATTTTatggttgggtgagtgagagACAAATCATTCCGTAGGTTGGTTTCTAACTTGGTAGGAATGAATACCCTGAGATCAACCAAAAAATCAACAACAGAGGATGGGCACTCTTGTGCAACCCACCAAGAAAGGTGGTGAAAATCTTGGTTAGAGAATTTTATGCCAATGCAGTGCCCCAACTTGGGCAACCTTATGGCTACTTGAGTTATGTTAGGGGGAAGGCCATTGATTATAGCCCCTCCAACATAGACAGGATGTTGATGGTGAAGCAAACAAACTCTACCCGAAGTTATGAAGAGAGGATAAAACAACAGGGCCCAAGATTTGATGAAATTCTCAACGAGATATGTGTGCTGATTGTGCATTGGATCAATGATAAGGATGGGAGACCCAACTAACTGTGAAGAAGAGACTTATGCCCCTAACCTAGAGGGTGGTTAGACTTTGTAAGAAGGTTTCTAAATTCCACAGCCAACACTTTAGAAGTAACTAAAGAAAGAGCTGTGCTCATATATAGCATAATGAAGGGAGAAAATGTCAATGTTGGGGAGATGATTGCCACCAACATCAATAGGGTGCTCAAAAGCACCAAGGATAGCTCAAGGCTGGCATTCCCCAGCATCATTCAAAGGCTGTGTGATGAGGCAGGGGTGGAGAAATTTATTGATGAAGTTCTGGTGGAACAAGAGAAGCCCATAACCGCCAAGAAGATGGCCAAAGTGGTGGGTGTTAACCCACTTCAGCGGGCCAGGGAGCATAGAGCTCAAGCTTATGAGCCACAATAGCAACCATAACAAGAAGAAAAGGCTGAAGATCAACCACACTACTTggcacttccaccaccaccatATCCACAATTCCCTGAAGGTTTCAACTGGGAGTAGTTGCAAGGAGACATACACCACCTGAGAGAAAATATCAACCATCtcaagcaacaacaacaacattggGACCAAGTGAATGAGAATATACAACAACTCCAAGGAAGTATGGAGCACATGAAGGAACGGCAAGATCAGTTCAATTGGGAAGAAATGCAAGGAAGCCTCAACAAAATAGTGGAACAAAATATATGGAATAAGAGGAACCTTGCTAAGTTCAGATATCTTTATGATGCTAGAACCATTTCCAGAAGGCAATATGATATAAACACACAAGCGAAGTTGAATCACTTGTGTAATGCAGTAGCCACAATGAACCTTAGATACCCAACATTCATGCAAGGGATGGAGGAGTTGAGCGCAAGGTAAGAAGAAATTCTAGCCAAGCACAAGGAGGATGAAAGAACCTATATGAGAAGGCTAGGATTTTGGAAGCCCAAGAACACACAAGCACAAGAGGGATCCCCCAATAAGGACGCTGATAACTCCTCCcctccaagaagaaggacaaaggGAAAGAACCCATGAACTGAAGCTGCTCAAGGTTGTTAAGTCCTATGGTTGACCGTTTCACATTCTGAATTTCTATTTTAAGtctttatgttttaatttctgtttgatAATATGTTGCAATGCTAGGATAGTTTATGCTTTACGTCTAATTCCCTGAGGTTTCTTTTATGAGTCTTTTATGTTAAGGAAAGAGAATGCAGTGTTGTTAAGTTTCACAATCatcaaataaaagaattagTTTATGTCCATAAGAGTCTATGGTGAATTGTTGcaagaaaaaaagtaaaagagattAAGACCAACTAAGGGTATTCAAAACCAAGAGATAAAGGAACTAAGTGCATGACCTTGaatgaattaaaaagaaaatgagtcatGGTGAGCAACTAGGCTTAGAGGGAATAACAAGTTAAGGCCAGGGATGTCCCTTGAATATCTATAGAACCAAGAAGTAGTAGAGCAACAAaaagacccaaggctctgagcatcaccTACTAGGATGAAAGAAAGCACCAAGTAACTCAAAAGAGTCAAAGAtcctagtagatgcttgtggtgaagataTATCAAGAAGGGAGACCTGGGCGAGTAAATtcttaggggtgtttcaacacctaacACCCTAAAACCAACTAGTTTGGGAGTGTTAATTGAAAACCAAATCTAAAGggttgtcttgagacaaaacacttagagtcgtggtcaattgaaaagaaagaaaaagaagaaacccttgctacttcaaggtgacaatcaataaaAAGGGCACCTCAAACAAACACTTGAGAAACCTTTAAGAGCCTAGAAATTCATTGTGGCATTGAAACAATAATACTCATGCATGTGTTAACACTTAGCCTTAATCTTGGTGACAAATCCACTTACTCATGGTTGAATTCTCAATGCATTTAAGAACAATTCAccttgatttgcttgggacaagcaaagcttaagttCGGTATTGTGATGACTTGCAAGATTTACCCTTTTTTCCTATAcaaaaggaccataaaaagaGCACATATTCACTGTTTCAATACAATTTCATTGGctaaatgatatatattatggtAGATTGTTTTAAAATGGgtttgtgctgaatttcaggtgaaaagagcaataaaaagggaagaaaacaacaagaaaaagctgggcgtgtgaagagggcgtgccacttgggacaAACACCACAAAAATGAATGGGCGTGGCACGTTAGTATCAGGGTGTGGCATACCAATAGTAAAGTATAGAGAGCAATGATGAAGGCCACAAGAAGGGCGTGGCACTCCAaactgggcatggcacgccaagacCATCACACaccatgggcgtgccacttgaagaacTGGGCATGGCATGCCACCTCATTAATTAGGAAGAGGAATCACTTGGGCGTGCTACTTgctgtcgaaggcgtggcacgccaaccccaatccatcacttgggcgtgccacttaaaAGACTCGGGGGGGCGCGCCAAGTCTGAAAAGGACAACTtaacttgggcgtgccacttgagatcGAAGGTGTGGGACGCCAACTCTCACTAGCCATATgcgcgtgccacttgaatgctgggcgtggcacgccagctactgggacaaagaagaatactaggcgtggcacgccagcacctgggtgtggcacgccagttatATTTTCCAGAAAGGTGAAAAAGCTTGcactatgggcgtggcacgccagtacaaCTTTCCAGAGAAGGAGATAGAAGGCCAACCACATAGGCGTGCTacttggtatcgaaggtgtGGCACACTAGCTTCCATTTCCCatttgggcatgccacttgagtcTCAGGTGTGGCACGCAGCATCATCAATCACAAGAAGCAGACtagggtgtgccacttgagcttcaaggcgtggcatgccaagacTAGGAGgccatgggcgtgccacttgcgttctaggcgtggcacgctagtgaAGGAGCCAAGCACACacaatgggcgtggcacgccagaccctgggtgTGCCTTGCTAGTTCAACTTTCTAGAGACAAGAGTTGAAGAAAGAggtctgggcgtgccacttgggctcGAAGGCGTGACACACCAGGCTAACCAAGGCTTTAAAGAagcttgggcgtgccacttgggctcGAAGGAATGGCATGCTAGGGATGCCAAAGAGAAGGGCATACCACTTGAAGAGTTGGGGGTGGCACGGCAAGCCAAAATTGgagctaggcgtggcacgccactgaAGCGCCAGTCATACGCCAGCTACTGGAGGTCACGTTTAATGAGTTTTCTTTTTCCCTCcaattgtaattttattttccttttgtattttctttattcTAGTAATatgagtagtataaataccccttgAAAGTACTGAAGAAGGGTTCAAGTTGGGTAATATTGAA
The genomic region above belongs to Arachis duranensis cultivar V14167 chromosome 3, aradu.V14167.gnm2.J7QH, whole genome shotgun sequence and contains:
- the LOC110278738 gene encoding uncharacterized protein LOC110278738; the protein is MVFNIFKEMSYPKEEQCEEIKEQDQQVSCGELPLEIMDEPIMMDKTNKIELEAPKLELKTLPPSLKYAYLGDSNTYPVIINSSLNEEQEEKLIQMLKQHKDAIGWTLADLKGISPSMCMHKILLEEGAKLSRQQQRRLNSTMNEVVQKEVLKLWQAGVIYLISDNPWVSPVQMVPKKGGVTVVPNKRNELIPTRTVTSWRMCIDYRKLNEATRKDHVPLPFMDQMLERLVGHEYYCFLDGYSGYNQIVVDPKDQEKTSFTCPYGVFAYRRMPFGLCNALATFQRCMLSIFSDMIEKFIEVFMDGFSVFGNSYSDCLHHLALVLKRGGSWSQDLKQGYRSEQGKGGTPPSWDLPFELMCDASDFAVGAVLGQRKDKLVHVIYYANKVLNENQRNYTTTEKELLAIVFAFDKFRSYLIDSKVTVFIDHAALKYLLTKQESKPRLIRWVLLLQEFNIEIKDRSGVENKVADHLSRIPHKEDEAQQLEVNESFRDEQLMMIKESLWFADIANFKAIGELPTKINRNMRRKLVNDAKHYIWDEPYLFKKGADGILRRCISHEEGQEVLWYCHGSTYGGYFSGERTAAKALQCGFFWPTIFKDARENEYPEINQKINNRGWALLCNPPRKVVKILVREFYANAVPQLGQPYGYLSYVRGKAIDYSPSNIDRMLMVKQTNSTRSYEERIKQQGPRFDEILNEICVLIVHWINDKDGRPN